The following proteins are co-located in the Deinococcus yavapaiensis KR-236 genome:
- a CDS encoding response regulator, giving the protein MTLRLLVAEDHLEDVELLRAALEEAPLPCELHAVRDGEDALAFLGKREPFESAPDVHLVLLDLNMPRLRGLDVLREVRSSERWRDLTVIILTTSDAPHDVEASYAAGANAFVTKPVDFATFFDVTHAVTSYYAGMLGVAHRASTST; this is encoded by the coding sequence GTGACCCTTCGTCTGCTGGTCGCCGAGGATCACCTCGAGGACGTGGAGTTGCTGCGCGCCGCGCTGGAGGAAGCGCCGCTGCCGTGCGAGCTTCATGCCGTGCGCGACGGCGAGGACGCCTTGGCGTTCTTGGGCAAGCGCGAACCGTTCGAAAGCGCGCCCGACGTGCACCTCGTGCTGCTCGACCTCAACATGCCTCGGCTGCGCGGCCTCGACGTGCTGAGAGAAGTGCGCTCGAGCGAACGCTGGCGAGACCTCACCGTGATCATCCTGACGACGTCGGACGCGCCTCACGACGTCGAGGCGAGTTACGCGGCGGGAGCGAACGCTTTCGTCACGAAGCCCGTCGACTTCGCGACTTTCTTCGACGTCACGCACGCGGTCACGTCTTACTACGCGGGGATGCTCGGCGTCGCTCATCGTGCCAGCACGAGCACGTAG
- a CDS encoding ComF family protein: protein MLNFLAALLPRSCPGCRASLGAARGVCDACLASLRPDVSAHSMLRSDVSPHLLSLGPYAGVTRRLVKALKFDGSREVASRLASVLAPSVPAAWNVQVVTSVPLHASRERERGYNQADVLAREVAARLGVPSRLLLRRVRRTRQQARLRGAARSLNVEGAFEATERAPRRVLLVDDVLTTSRTLGECARTLRAAGATDVYVLVLAR, encoded by the coding sequence GTGTTGAACTTTCTCGCGGCGCTGCTGCCTCGATCTTGCCCGGGTTGCCGCGCTTCGCTCGGAGCGGCGAGAGGGGTGTGCGACGCGTGCCTCGCCTCGCTGCGTCCCGACGTGAGCGCCCACTCCATGCTTCGCTCCGACGTGTCGCCACACCTTTTGAGCCTCGGGCCGTACGCGGGCGTGACGCGGCGGCTCGTGAAGGCCCTGAAGTTCGACGGAAGCCGAGAGGTGGCGTCGCGTCTCGCCAGCGTTCTCGCGCCGAGCGTGCCAGCCGCGTGGAACGTGCAGGTCGTGACGAGCGTGCCGTTGCACGCGTCGCGCGAGCGCGAGCGTGGCTACAACCAAGCGGACGTCTTGGCGAGGGAAGTCGCGGCTCGGCTCGGCGTGCCGTCGCGCCTCTTGCTGCGACGCGTGCGCCGCACGCGTCAGCAAGCCCGCTTGCGCGGCGCGGCGCGAAGTCTCAACGTCGAGGGCGCTTTCGAAGCGACGGAACGGGCGCCTCGGCGCGTGTTGCTCGTCGACGACGTGCTCACGACCAGCCGCACGCTCGGGGAATGCGCGCGAACGCTTCGAGCGGCGGGCGCGACGGACGTCTACGTGCTCGTGCTGGCACGATGA